From the Ruminiclostridium josui JCM 17888 genome, one window contains:
- a CDS encoding DDE-type integrase/transposase/recombinase → MTTDKYGATEVAITELIYSGDISSKVTHIMVKYLNNIIEQDHRFIKRKIKPMLGFGSYRSTKKTIAGIEIMHMIRKGQIEEIRCVLSEVEFINKIMGAMA, encoded by the coding sequence ATTACAACAGACAAGTATGGAGCTACGGAGGTAGCAATTACCGAACTAATTTACAGTGGTGATATTTCAAGCAAAGTAACTCATATAATGGTAAAATACCTAAATAATATAATCGAACAAGATCATAGATTTATTAAACGAAAAATCAAGCCAATGCTTGGATTTGGGAGTTATAGAAGTACTAAGAAAACAATAGCAGGAATTGAAATAATGCATATGATTCGAAAGGGACAGATTGAAGAAATTCGATGTGTCCTATCAGAGGTTGAATTTATAAACAAGATAATGGGTGCGATGGCTTAA
- a CDS encoding IS3 family transposase (programmed frameshift): protein MAERKKFDKAFKEQTVEKILAGETTASLMAKEIGVHYSTVRDWLIAYEKDGSSAFPGSGNLKPDDDEIRKLRRELANLKEENEILKKAGGLFCEKSEINKFNFIYKHRFIFRIAKMCQALQVSRSGYYAYFSRSESNRSKSNRELLETIKEIHKKSHGIYGAPQITKNLPENQKASKGRVARLMKANGIRSKVSKKYKATTYSNHSLPVADNILNREFTASRPNQKWVSDITYIPTKEGWLYLAGVMDLYGRRLVGWAMANHMRTELVSAALNQAIGRTGAKEGLIIHSDRGIQYASNDYQNLLKRYGFVCSMSRKGNCYDNAPMESFWGKLKMEWLNDYNFETRAEAKKAVFEYIELFYNRKRTHSANGYIPPFVLKEIS from the exons AACAGTAAGAGACTGGTTAATCGCTTATGAAAAGGATGGTTCAAGTGCCTTTCCAGGCAGTGGTAACCTTAAGCCTGACGATGATGAAATAAGAAAATTACGCAGGGAATTAGCTAACCTTAAAGAGGAAAATGAAATATTAAAAAAAGCCG GCGGCCTATTTTGCGAAAAATCAGAAATAAACAAGTTTAATTTTATCTATAAACACCGCTTCATATTTCGGATTGCAAAGATGTGTCAGGCCCTTCAAGTATCAAGAAGCGGTTATTATGCATATTTTTCACGTAGCGAAAGTAATCGGAGCAAGTCAAATAGAGAGCTCCTTGAAACTATTAAAGAAATCCATAAAAAGAGTCATGGAATTTATGGTGCTCCTCAGATAACAAAGAATCTTCCGGAAAATCAGAAAGCCAGTAAAGGCCGTGTTGCAAGGTTAATGAAGGCAAACGGTATACGTTCCAAAGTGTCAAAGAAATATAAAGCGACTACGTACTCAAATCATAGTCTTCCTGTGGCAGATAACATTCTTAATAGAGAATTTACTGCCAGTAGACCTAACCAGAAGTGGGTATCAGATATTACGTATATTCCTACAAAAGAAGGTTGGCTTTATCTTGCTGGTGTAATGGACCTCTATGGACGTAGGCTTGTAGGATGGGCTATGGCGAACCATATGAGAACGGAGTTGGTATCTGCTGCTCTGAATCAAGCAATTGGAAGAACCGGTGCTAAAGAAGGATTAATAATTCATTCTGACCGGGGAATTCAATACGCCAGTAATGACTATCAAAATCTGCTAAAAAGATATGGATTTGTATGCAGTATGAGCAGAAAGGGCAATTGTTATGATAATGCCCCTATGGAATCTTTTTGGGGCAAACTTAAAATGGAATGGCTAAATGATTATAATTTTGAGACCAGAGCTGAGGCTAAAAAGGCTGTTTTTGAATACATAGAACTGTTTTATAACCGTAAAAGGACTCATTCAGCAAATGGATATATTCCCCCATTCGTGCTGAAGGAAATATCATAG
- a CDS encoding metallopeptidase TldD-related protein has product MLSNTVQHIRTYFDGKYDFELYNEKSIIKTRIRNSDAGFEAIENSDQGFFVRILSKNHIGFFSSSGDPYFEIPNVLNSILLFPDINSLRFSDNNNFINRVQNFDIPIESIQEYLYALFPEIIFDIYIVEISKNMNLVTKHSFIDNNLKFIKILLIDKKNNLEHVCITDANYKEDINKHLLYKILKKNYNLQSYKYLEISHQAYGHLIQAFIRQKLFDKSQETNIPKDLIIFDDGDQNMLTKYPLYDYEGIKRAKTNIIYGGKWYNDLTDLGEAQNKASSGNAFRRHYQYLPTVEPYCITHLISRDKFEKNMGKIIRIVKFFNSYSNFSLYTGDYYGKCLINLTSETEECVVADIKFNLYQLLNSIEGYGANKVCNQSHTNMPSLIVSTKLFEISQE; this is encoded by the coding sequence ATGCTAAGCAATACGGTTCAACATATCAGGACTTATTTTGACGGTAAATATGATTTTGAATTATACAATGAAAAGTCCATTATAAAAACCAGAATACGAAATAGTGATGCTGGTTTTGAGGCTATTGAAAACTCAGATCAGGGATTCTTTGTCAGGATATTGAGTAAAAATCATATTGGATTTTTTTCATCAAGTGGAGACCCTTATTTTGAAATTCCAAATGTATTAAATTCAATATTGTTGTTTCCTGATATAAATAGCCTTAGATTTAGTGATAATAATAATTTTATTAATCGCGTCCAAAATTTTGATATTCCAATAGAAAGTATACAAGAATATTTATATGCTTTGTTTCCTGAAATTATATTTGATATATACATAGTAGAAATTTCTAAAAATATGAATTTAGTAACAAAACACTCATTTATAGATAATAATCTTAAATTTATAAAAATATTGTTGATTGATAAAAAAAATAATCTGGAGCATGTTTGTATTACAGATGCAAACTACAAAGAAGATATCAATAAGCATCTACTATATAAAATATTAAAGAAAAATTATAACTTACAAAGTTACAAATATTTAGAAATATCACATCAGGCATATGGACATTTGATTCAGGCATTCATTAGGCAGAAATTATTTGATAAATCACAGGAAACAAATATCCCTAAAGACTTAATCATCTTTGATGACGGTGATCAAAACATGTTAACAAAATATCCTTTATATGATTATGAAGGTATAAAGAGAGCAAAAACCAATATAATTTATGGTGGAAAATGGTATAATGATCTTACTGACTTAGGCGAAGCTCAAAATAAAGCATCCTCAGGAAATGCATTTAGAAGGCATTATCAATACTTGCCAACAGTGGAGCCTTACTGTATTACACATCTAATAAGTCGAGATAAATTCGAAAAGAATATGGGTAAAATTATTAGAATAGTAAAATTTTTTAATTCATATAGTAACTTTAGTTTGTATACCGGTGATTATTATGGTAAATGCCTTATAAATTTAACATCAGAAACTGAAGAATGTGTAGTTGCAGATATTAAATTTAATTTATATCAGTTACTAAATAGTATTGAGGGGTACGGGGCTAATAAGGTTTGCAATCAAAGTCATACTAATATGCCGTCATTAATAGTATCTACCAAGTTATTTGAAATTTCTCAAGAATAA
- a CDS encoding reverse transcriptase domain-containing protein → MDRIFEASDKGGALWVIDADIKDYFGSINHDKLLLLVKQRITDRRVLKLIKGWLKAGVLENGRYSESTLGAPQGGVISPLLSNIYLNYFDVYWNKAFGHLGELVRYADDFVILCKRLSHAEEALRAVKWIMGKLELTLHSEKTRLIDMYFGKDSFDFLGFNNRFQRFRNKNWQWYWTLQQIPSKKTMKKMRANIKEMFASPSKLLLNMEEMVKLLNLKIIGMRNYYSR, encoded by the coding sequence ATGGACAGGATATTTGAAGCTTCCGACAAAGGTGGTGCACTATGGGTAATAGATGCTGACATAAAAGATTATTTTGGTAGCATCAATCATGATAAGCTACTTTTGCTAGTCAAACAAAGAATAACTGACCGTAGAGTGTTAAAGCTGATAAAAGGCTGGTTAAAAGCGGGAGTATTGGAAAACGGTAGGTACAGTGAAAGTACACTAGGAGCACCGCAGGGAGGAGTTATTTCTCCACTATTGTCCAACATATATCTGAACTATTTTGATGTATATTGGAATAAAGCCTTTGGACATCTAGGTGAATTAGTGCGTTATGCAGATGACTTTGTGATATTGTGCAAGAGGTTATCTCATGCAGAAGAAGCCTTACGCGCTGTGAAGTGGATTATGGGAAAGCTGGAACTAACACTACATAGTGAGAAGACAAGGCTAATTGATATGTATTTCGGAAAGGATAGTTTTGATTTTCTTGGCTTTAACAACAGATTTCAGCGTTTTAGAAATAAAAACTGGCAGTGGTATTGGACATTACAACAGATACCATCTAAGAAGACTATGAAGAAAATGAGGGCTAACATAAAAGAGATGTTTGCCAGCCCAAGCAAGCTGCTGTTAAATATGGAAGAGATGGTGAAGTTACTCAATCTTAAAATCATTGGCATGAGAAACTATTATAGCAGATGA
- a CDS encoding ABC transporter ATP-binding protein: MIEVKNLSKYYGEFQALKNISFSIKKSSIVGLIGSNGAGKTTIIKNVVKLLEPDSGEILLDGKNISKLSEYPVSYIPDEPVYFEELTLYENLLFLCKIYKSDKNKILELSDRFKISEYFNNFPSQLSKGNQQKMMIVFSILRGFDLLIADEPFNGLDPEQINEFKNLLISLRNEGKTIMLSTHLLDLAETICDSFIFINKGMIVAEGTKKELLDLSKSSKNSLEGIFIDLVNERGHI; encoded by the coding sequence ATGATAGAAGTAAAGAATCTATCTAAATATTATGGTGAATTTCAAGCTTTAAAGAATATTAGCTTTTCAATTAAAAAATCGAGTATTGTTGGTTTGATAGGCAGTAACGGAGCTGGAAAAACTACCATAATAAAGAATGTGGTAAAACTGCTTGAACCTGATTCGGGAGAAATTCTGTTAGATGGTAAGAATATATCTAAGCTGAGTGAATATCCCGTTTCATATATCCCTGACGAACCGGTTTATTTTGAAGAGCTTACTTTATATGAAAATTTACTGTTTCTGTGTAAAATTTATAAGTCAGACAAAAATAAAATATTAGAATTATCCGATAGATTTAAAATTTCAGAGTATTTTAATAATTTCCCTTCTCAATTATCAAAAGGAAATCAACAGAAAATGATGATTGTTTTTTCTATTCTTAGAGGATTTGATTTATTAATTGCTGATGAGCCTTTTAATGGATTAGATCCTGAACAAATTAATGAGTTTAAAAATTTGCTAATATCATTAAGAAACGAGGGAAAAACCATCATGCTTTCTACACATCTATTGGATTTAGCAGAAACAATTTGTGACTCCTTTATTTTTATTAATAAAGGTATGATAGTAGCTGAAGGTACTAAAAAAGAATTACTGGATTTAAGTAAATCTTCAAAGAATTCTTTGGAGGGTATCTTTATTGATTTAGTTAATGAAAGAGGTCACATATGA